A genomic window from Sporosarcina sp. Marseille-Q4063 includes:
- a CDS encoding HAMP domain-containing sensor histidine kinase translates to MTAIRLFLKDHLSFIIFQVALILFLLLLFWLDGFRNYDTAIYSIIISLLLTFGYLSGKYVIRRFFYKAIVLTPEKMEDALLRHTQGPEHIRTAAYTRALYKIYQDEVQSLYSAQSRQTEFMNHWVHQMKTPISVINLLLEEEEIDRDSIKEEIERLHFGLDTVLVNARLETFERDMTIERVNLKQLVQEVVTEHKRLLITNGVFPLVSIDENFVVITDRKWIKIVVGQFITNAVKYTFEKNKKLFLTAENMGEKISLLIRDEGVGIPASDLNRVTQAFFTGENGRLTGESTGMGLYIASEVCHKLGHPMKIESELGAGTTVSLIFENVEVKEESRSETNRDIEGSNEDL, encoded by the coding sequence ATGACAGCAATCCGCCTTTTTTTGAAAGACCATTTATCGTTTATCATTTTTCAAGTTGCACTCATATTATTTCTTCTTTTATTATTTTGGTTAGACGGCTTTAGAAATTATGACACAGCAATCTATTCGATAATTATTAGTCTATTACTGACATTCGGTTATCTAAGTGGAAAATATGTCATTCGGCGATTCTTTTATAAAGCAATCGTCTTGACGCCGGAAAAGATGGAAGATGCGTTACTTCGCCACACACAAGGTCCGGAGCATATTCGAACCGCGGCTTATACACGGGCTTTATATAAGATTTATCAAGATGAAGTGCAATCGCTATATTCAGCTCAAAGTCGGCAAACTGAATTTATGAACCATTGGGTGCATCAAATGAAAACACCGATATCCGTTATTAATCTTTTATTGGAAGAAGAGGAAATCGACCGTGATAGCATAAAGGAAGAAATTGAACGCTTACATTTCGGTCTTGATACTGTGCTCGTCAATGCTAGACTGGAAACATTTGAACGAGACATGACGATTGAACGCGTGAACTTAAAACAACTCGTTCAAGAAGTGGTCACTGAACATAAAAGATTATTGATTACGAACGGGGTTTTTCCCTTGGTTTCTATCGATGAAAACTTTGTGGTGATTACGGATCGTAAATGGATTAAAATTGTCGTCGGGCAATTTATAACAAATGCTGTGAAATATACATTTGAAAAAAACAAGAAATTATTTTTGACAGCAGAAAATATGGGAGAAAAGATTTCTCTTTTGATTCGCGATGAAGGTGTCGGAATTCCTGCATCGGACTTAAATCGTGTCACACAGGCATTTTTCACAGGAGAGAATGGGAGACTGACAGGCGAATCGACCGGAATGGGATTGTATATCGCGTCAGAGGTTTGCCATAAACTTGGACACCCGATGAAAATCGAATCTGAATTGGGCGCGGGGACAACCGTATCCTTAATATTTGAGAACGTTGAAGTGAAGGAGGAATCGCGCAGTGAAACCAATCGTGACATTGAAGGAAGTAACGAAGATTTATGA
- a CDS encoding ABC transporter ATP-binding protein: protein MHRALNQLSFEALEGEFVAVMGPSGSGKTTLLNLISSIDLPTYGRVLIDNIEPEKLSENNLALFRRSNLGFVFQEINLLNMLTVEENIVLPLTLDGFSVEEMEKRVSLLSNRLGLTEILDKRPDELSGGQAQRTAIGRALVHKPKIILADEPTGNLDSASAKEVLELLSEVNQIEGTTIIMVTHDPIAASYCDRVVFIKDGEFFNEIYKDERRQTFFQRILNVLSLLGGHSNDLSSVRLP from the coding sequence ATGCACCGAGCATTAAATCAACTGAGTTTTGAAGCGTTAGAAGGGGAATTTGTCGCCGTCATGGGACCGTCCGGAAGTGGAAAGACAACACTGCTGAACTTGATTTCTTCAATTGATTTGCCGACATATGGCCGTGTTTTAATCGATAATATTGAACCTGAAAAGTTATCGGAAAACAATTTGGCGCTTTTTCGAAGAAGCAATCTTGGCTTTGTATTCCAAGAAATTAACCTGTTAAATATGTTGACGGTCGAGGAAAATATTGTTTTGCCATTAACCTTGGATGGATTTTCAGTTGAAGAAATGGAAAAACGCGTATCGTTGTTATCAAATCGGCTGGGATTGACCGAAATTCTTGATAAAAGGCCCGATGAACTCTCAGGCGGTCAAGCACAACGAACAGCGATCGGACGAGCCCTTGTACATAAACCGAAGATTATTTTGGCGGATGAACCAACTGGAAATCTCGATTCGGCTTCTGCGAAAGAAGTTCTTGAATTATTAAGCGAGGTAAATCAAATAGAAGGAACAACAATCATTATGGTGACTCATGATCCAATCGCGGCTAGTTATTGTGATCGAGTGGTATTCATCAAAGATGGCGAATTCTTCAATGAAATCTATAAAGATGAGCGCAGACAAACTTTTTTTCAACGGATTTTAAACGTGCTATCGCTTTTGGGAGGGCACTCGAATGACCTTTCGTCAGTTCGCTTACCGTAA
- a CDS encoding ABC transporter permease: MTFRQFAYRNVVRNRRIYAAFFMASVFSVMVFFLYSMLLFHPTIEDRFIQEIAIMGMGIAEIVLFVFTAFFLFYSMRAFLQARSKEFGILLHLGMEKRQINRLIFIETLLIGITSIGIGIILGFTFSKFFFMIVKEIVLLPALPLYLSWKPFVLTIGAFLSLFILISFIAPVFIKSGKIADLIRGDGNEKELHAYSKVKGYIGIIFLVVSYVMAASTSNSIVLVLLYFLPPLATIGTFYFFTDSVPMFLHKLRSSRRFYWRNFRLLSISEGIVRLRENARMFFIVTIVSTVAFMSVGTLASLASFASQYRAMNPLGLVYISYEGNELEEEHTSMLNRELDERTIQFARKKIPVLEQRSSYTGSSVDIISVSHINDLANTFDHLSIQLNKGQALFLPPSPSSYDSLNSRTVETTLQDSDIAIKIDGAYPYQLFPSYSISTNAIILNDEDFSTVYAKGTIYEAPSFTYYAYYIPDWQKTKDIGLSINDTINDTFITGAASSLQYSFDNPGLNYSIIRTTFSLLLFIGLLLAAVFLLAAGSFIYFRLYTRLEQDKKQFDVLKRLGLTDREFKKIVNRQLIPQFFFPWGVAMLHSSFAFLSLQVVWDALAEISIVKELVLVLIGFTILQIGYFYLIRWRYLAHIKAPG, encoded by the coding sequence ATGACCTTTCGTCAGTTCGCTTACCGTAATGTAGTTCGAAATCGTCGTATTTATGCCGCTTTTTTTATGGCAAGTGTTTTTTCAGTAATGGTGTTTTTTCTATATTCGATGTTGTTATTTCATCCGACGATTGAAGATCGTTTTATCCAGGAAATCGCGATTATGGGGATGGGCATTGCAGAAATTGTATTGTTTGTCTTTACGGCATTCTTTTTATTTTATTCCATGCGCGCTTTTCTGCAAGCGCGCTCCAAAGAGTTTGGAATCCTTCTTCATCTTGGGATGGAAAAACGGCAAATCAATCGACTGATTTTTATTGAAACGCTATTAATCGGCATTACGTCGATTGGAATCGGTATTATTTTAGGATTCACTTTTTCAAAGTTCTTTTTCATGATTGTGAAAGAAATCGTATTATTGCCTGCGTTGCCGCTCTATTTATCCTGGAAACCATTTGTGCTTACGATTGGCGCTTTTTTAAGTTTATTTATTCTTATCTCATTTATCGCACCGGTATTTATCAAATCGGGAAAAATTGCAGATCTTATCCGCGGTGACGGAAACGAAAAAGAACTCCATGCCTATTCTAAGGTTAAAGGTTATATCGGTATTATTTTTCTAGTCGTATCTTATGTAATGGCTGCATCGACCTCGAACTCGATTGTTCTTGTGCTTCTTTATTTCTTGCCGCCACTTGCCACGATTGGCACATTTTACTTTTTCACGGATTCGGTTCCGATGTTTTTACATAAGCTAAGAAGTTCTCGAAGATTTTATTGGCGAAATTTCCGTTTACTGTCGATTTCAGAGGGAATCGTACGGTTGCGCGAAAACGCACGCATGTTTTTCATAGTGACGATTGTTTCAACCGTCGCATTTATGTCAGTCGGAACGTTGGCATCGCTAGCTTCTTTCGCTTCTCAATACCGTGCAATGAATCCGCTTGGTCTAGTTTATATAAGTTATGAAGGAAACGAGCTTGAAGAAGAACATACGAGTATGCTAAACAGAGAACTCGATGAACGGACGATTCAATTTGCCCGTAAAAAAATACCTGTATTGGAGCAGCGTTCATCTTATACGGGAAGTTCAGTCGATATAATTAGTGTCTCGCATATAAATGACCTAGCGAATACGTTTGATCATTTGTCAATCCAACTTAATAAGGGACAGGCACTATTTTTACCACCATCTCCGTCTTCATATGATAGCTTAAATAGTCGAACTGTAGAAACTACGCTTCAGGATAGTGATATCGCAATTAAGATTGACGGCGCATACCCGTATCAATTATTTCCATCGTATTCGATTTCTACTAATGCTATTATTTTGAATGACGAAGACTTTTCAACTGTTTATGCGAAAGGAACAATTTATGAAGCACCGTCGTTTACGTACTATGCATATTACATTCCTGATTGGCAAAAAACAAAAGACATTGGCCTTTCTATAAATGACACGATAAATGATACCTTCATTACTGGAGCGGCTAGTTCACTGCAGTATTCTTTCGATAACCCGGGACTTAATTATTCGATAATCCGTACAACATTTTCACTTCTTCTATTCATCGGGCTATTATTAGCAGCTGTATTTCTACTGGCAGCAGGAAGTTTCATCTATTTCCGATTGTATACGCGGCTTGAACAAGACAAAAAACAATTTGATGTGTTAAAGCGATTAGGCTTAACGGATAGGGAATTCAAAAAGATCGTCAACCGGCAACTAATCCCGCAATTTTTCTTTCCATGGGGAGTGGCTATGCTGCATAGTTCATTCGCATTTTTATCCCTACAAGTAGTCTGGGATGCACTTGCAGAAATTTCAATCGTGAAGGAATTAGTTTTGGTATTAATCGGTTTTACTATTTTGCAAATCGGTTATTTCTATTTAATTCGTTGGCGTTATCTTGCTCATATTAAAGCACCGGGATAA
- a CDS encoding fatty acid--CoA ligase family protein gives MNLVSRVHETATTQPEKIAYHFMGQDTSYAEFDVSVSKFASALQDLGIEKGDHVAFLLGNTPHFLISLYATMRIGATAIPVNPIYTPDEISYIIQNSDAKAVIALDQLLPLVEQAAEAFPTVEHYIICETDPSTPEKIAALPVNVKSKVRSFTQLIGIGKTDVDPVHVDENETAIILYTSGTTGRPKGAMLTHKNIYSNARDVADYLGFSENDRVIATLPVFHVFALTVVVNAPLLRGATILLIPRFSPGDVFKIAREKEATVFAGVPTMYNFLYQFPEGKKEDFESIRLSISGGSSLPVALLHNFEEKFDVRVSEGYGLSESSPVTCFNPSDRERIPGSIGTNITNVVNKVVDELGNEVPDGEVGELIVRGPNVMKGYYKMPEETAAALRDGWLYTGDLARRDEDGYFYIVDRKKDLVIVGGYNVYPREVEEVLFEHRDVVEAAVIGVPDPDFGEEVHAFVVLKDGVKEDVESLKSYCRKRLAKYKVPKHIELLEELPKNTTGKILRRTLKNHVTI, from the coding sequence ATGAATCTAGTTTCACGAGTTCACGAAACAGCGACGACACAACCGGAAAAGATTGCTTATCATTTCATGGGGCAAGATACGTCTTATGCGGAATTTGATGTGTCAGTTTCAAAATTTGCTTCAGCACTTCAAGACTTGGGAATTGAAAAAGGGGATCATGTAGCATTTTTACTTGGAAACACACCACATTTCCTAATTTCGCTTTATGCGACAATGCGAATTGGGGCAACGGCAATTCCGGTGAATCCGATTTATACGCCGGATGAAATTTCTTATATCATCCAAAATAGCGATGCGAAAGCAGTGATTGCGCTAGACCAGCTATTGCCGCTTGTCGAACAAGCAGCCGAGGCATTTCCAACAGTAGAGCATTATATTATTTGCGAGACAGACCCATCGACACCGGAAAAAATTGCCGCATTGCCGGTTAACGTAAAAAGTAAAGTGCGTTCTTTCACACAACTCATCGGGATAGGAAAAACTGATGTAGACCCAGTTCATGTTGATGAAAATGAAACCGCTATCATTTTATATACGTCTGGAACGACAGGAAGACCGAAGGGGGCCATGTTGACGCATAAAAATATTTATTCAAATGCGCGTGATGTGGCGGACTATCTCGGATTTTCCGAAAATGACCGCGTTATCGCGACATTACCTGTGTTCCATGTTTTTGCGCTCACTGTCGTTGTCAATGCACCGCTCTTAAGAGGCGCAACGATATTACTGATCCCGCGATTTAGCCCAGGGGATGTATTCAAAATTGCAAGGGAAAAAGAAGCCACGGTATTTGCCGGGGTTCCAACGATGTACAATTTCTTGTATCAATTTCCCGAAGGCAAAAAAGAAGACTTCGAATCCATTCGGCTGTCTATTTCAGGCGGGTCTTCATTGCCGGTTGCACTCCTTCATAACTTTGAAGAAAAATTTGATGTAAGAGTTTCGGAAGGGTACGGCTTGTCTGAATCATCACCGGTCACATGTTTCAATCCATCGGACCGTGAACGAATACCTGGATCGATTGGAACGAATATTACCAATGTCGTTAATAAAGTCGTCGACGAGCTTGGCAATGAAGTGCCGGACGGAGAAGTCGGCGAACTAATCGTACGCGGACCGAACGTCATGAAAGGCTACTACAAAATGCCGGAAGAAACAGCGGCGGCACTACGTGATGGCTGGCTTTATACGGGCGATTTGGCACGGCGCGACGAAGATGGTTATTTCTATATCGTCGACCGCAAAAAAGACTTGGTTATTGTCGGGGGCTATAACGTTTATCCTCGCGAAGTTGAAGAAGTATTATTTGAACATAGAGATGTAGTCGAAGCCGCGGTCATAGGGGTCCCGGATCCCGATTTCGGCGAAGAAGTCCACGCATTTGTCGTTTTGAAGGACGGCGTGAAAGAAGACGTGGAGTCACTTAAAAGCTATTGCAGAAAGAGACTGGCAAAATACAAAGTGCCAAAGCATATCGAGCTTTTGGAAGAATTACCGAAAAACACAACCGGAAAAATATTAAGACGTACCTTGAAAAATCACGTCACAATCTAA
- a CDS encoding CotH kinase family protein translates to MVIPEYKLFIHPIDVNELRKDIWRDDPVSAKLTINQKKLDVDIAYRGSHIRDFKKKSYHLSFYKPITFRKAKEIHLNAEYKDPSLLRNKLSFDFFNDIGCLSPKSQFVFLKLNGKNEGIYLEIESVDEYFLSNRQLPKGSIFYAVDGDANFSLMSDLDKDVKKSLEFGYEFKFGTEEDEYHLQEMILNINTFSLNEFENEIVNYVNVDKYFRWLAGVIFTQNFDGFVHNYALYRNATTGLVEVIPWDYDATWGRDVNGKVMREDYLRIQGFNTLTARLLNVTRFRLQYKKMLEDILTSKFNVDYMKPKIQDLYDLIRPYILKDPYEMDNVHEFDQEPDYICNYIKARGEYIRKQLYTLD, encoded by the coding sequence GTGGTGATACCCGAATATAAACTTTTCATTCATCCGATAGATGTTAATGAACTTAGAAAAGATATTTGGCGTGATGATCCGGTTTCAGCAAAATTAACGATTAACCAAAAAAAGTTGGATGTCGATATCGCTTATCGTGGTTCTCATATTCGGGATTTCAAGAAAAAATCTTATCACCTTTCTTTCTACAAACCGATAACATTTAGAAAGGCAAAAGAAATTCATCTTAACGCGGAATATAAAGATCCATCATTACTAAGAAATAAATTGTCATTTGATTTTTTTAATGATATTGGCTGTTTATCGCCTAAATCACAGTTTGTATTTTTAAAACTTAACGGTAAAAATGAAGGGATTTATTTAGAAATAGAGTCAGTAGATGAATATTTCCTATCGAATCGGCAATTGCCAAAAGGGTCGATATTTTATGCGGTTGACGGGGATGCTAATTTTTCATTGATGAGCGACCTCGATAAAGACGTCAAGAAATCCCTTGAATTTGGTTATGAATTCAAATTTGGGACAGAAGAAGATGAGTACCATTTACAAGAAATGATATTGAATATTAATACGTTTTCTCTTAATGAATTTGAAAATGAAATCGTTAACTATGTAAATGTTGATAAATACTTTCGTTGGCTCGCTGGCGTTATTTTCACGCAAAACTTTGATGGATTTGTTCATAACTATGCATTGTATCGAAACGCGACAACAGGGTTAGTCGAAGTCATCCCGTGGGATTACGACGCGACATGGGGAAGAGACGTGAATGGAAAAGTTATGCGAGAAGATTATTTGCGCATTCAAGGCTTTAATACGCTGACTGCTAGGTTGTTGAATGTAACAAGATTTCGCCTTCAATACAAAAAAATGTTGGAAGATATTTTAACTAGCAAATTCAATGTGGATTATATGAAACCTAAAATACAAGATTTATATGATTTAATCAGACCCTATATTCTAAAAGATCCATATGAGATGGACAATGTCCACGAATTCGATCAAGAACCAGATTATATATGCAATTATATTAAAGCGCGTGGAGAATATATAAGAAAGCAGTTATATACACTTGATTAA
- a CDS encoding S9 family peptidase: MGKRNLKVNDLFKLTSVTNPQVSPDGKEAVFIQTHIDEEENKYVSNLFHIDLELSAVTQWTHGQERVSSPSWSSDGKQIAFLSNREEKNQVYILSARGGEAKKLTAFENGVTSFLWSPCGKKVWVNAIVKEGKTFTDKEEKDEKKKPEPYRVTKMKYQMDGIGLLPGDAYRQIGVVDIESGEVTQFTEGNHQYALQAISHDGKKLVMGVNRNENQDFEFRQPLYIVDVESKEETVLVDENGYFHGAAFAHDDRYIAYTGSDNTFKNATHAKLYVYDIEDGSTVCLTESIDAPVGDYAVADHQQGASAPAAVWTKDNQLYFQLTTMGDVRLYFASLDGAVYPASPENEHIYGYDVSTDGEFALVTVSDSVNPGELYKQTIATGERVALTSVNESYLEEVELVEPEANVYKGAKDWDVHGWLMKPTGFEEGQKYPLIVEIHGGPAAMYANSFFHEMQVLAAQGYGVLYVNPRGSHGYSQEFVDAVRGDYGGGDYEDIMAGLEFVLSENDWIDTDRLGVTGGSYGGFMTNWIVGHTNKFKAAVTQRSISNWISFYGVSDIGYYFNDWQHGADMNDVEKLWDISPLKYAKNVETPLLILHSEKDFRCPIEQAEQLYITLKSMGKETEFVRFPDADHNLSRTGTPNLRIARLDEITDWFAKYL, from the coding sequence TTGGGTAAACGAAATTTAAAAGTGAATGACTTATTCAAATTAACATCTGTAACAAATCCACAAGTTTCGCCGGATGGTAAAGAGGCGGTATTTATTCAGACGCATATTGACGAAGAAGAAAATAAATATGTCTCGAATTTATTTCACATAGATTTGGAGTTAAGTGCAGTAACTCAGTGGACGCACGGTCAAGAAAGAGTCTCTTCACCTTCTTGGTCATCTGACGGGAAGCAAATTGCTTTTTTGTCGAACCGTGAAGAGAAGAATCAAGTCTACATCTTGTCTGCTAGAGGTGGAGAAGCTAAGAAGCTGACAGCATTTGAAAATGGCGTGACAAGTTTTCTTTGGTCGCCGTGCGGAAAAAAAGTATGGGTCAATGCGATCGTAAAAGAAGGCAAGACCTTCACGGATAAAGAAGAAAAAGATGAAAAGAAAAAGCCGGAACCATATCGCGTGACAAAAATGAAATATCAAATGGACGGCATCGGACTACTCCCCGGGGATGCATATCGCCAAATTGGTGTTGTGGATATTGAGTCGGGTGAAGTCACTCAGTTCACAGAAGGAAATCATCAATACGCGCTTCAAGCGATTTCACATGACGGGAAGAAACTTGTAATGGGCGTAAATCGCAATGAAAATCAAGACTTTGAATTCCGTCAGCCATTATACATAGTTGATGTCGAATCAAAAGAAGAAACAGTGTTAGTTGATGAAAATGGTTATTTCCACGGTGCAGCATTTGCACATGATGATCGCTATATTGCTTATACAGGTTCCGATAATACTTTCAAAAACGCGACGCATGCCAAATTATATGTCTATGACATTGAAGATGGAAGCACAGTTTGCTTGACTGAAAGCATTGATGCGCCGGTTGGGGATTATGCGGTTGCGGATCACCAGCAAGGGGCAAGCGCACCCGCGGCAGTCTGGACGAAAGACAATCAGTTGTATTTCCAATTGACGACAATGGGCGATGTACGACTCTATTTCGCCTCGCTTGATGGTGCGGTGTATCCAGCATCCCCTGAAAATGAACATATTTACGGCTATGACGTATCGACTGACGGCGAGTTTGCACTTGTAACGGTCAGCGACTCAGTAAATCCTGGCGAATTGTATAAACAAACAATCGCGACGGGGGAACGTGTCGCGTTAACTTCTGTGAACGAATCATATTTGGAAGAAGTTGAACTTGTAGAACCGGAAGCGAATGTCTATAAAGGGGCAAAAGATTGGGATGTACATGGTTGGCTGATGAAACCGACGGGCTTCGAAGAAGGACAAAAATATCCATTGATCGTTGAAATTCACGGAGGCCCGGCTGCGATGTATGCAAATTCATTTTTCCATGAAATGCAAGTGTTAGCGGCTCAAGGATACGGAGTATTATACGTAAATCCTCGTGGAAGTCATGGCTACAGTCAGGAGTTTGTTGATGCAGTTCGCGGTGATTACGGCGGCGGTGACTATGAAGACATCATGGCTGGACTCGAATTCGTTCTCAGCGAAAACGACTGGATTGATACCGACCGACTTGGTGTGACCGGTGGAAGTTACGGCGGTTTCATGACGAACTGGATTGTCGGACACACGAATAAGTTTAAAGCGGCTGTTACACAACGCTCAATCTCAAACTGGATTAGTTTCTATGGAGTATCTGATATCGGGTATTACTTTAATGACTGGCAGCATGGTGCCGATATGAATGATGTGGAAAAACTATGGGATATCTCCCCATTGAAATACGCGAAGAATGTTGAAACCCCGTTGTTGATTTTGCATAGTGAAAAAGATTTCCGTTGCCCGATCGAACAAGCCGAGCAGTTATACATTACGTTGAAAAGCATGGGGAAAGAAACAGAATTTGTTCGTTTCCCGGACGCAGATCATAACTTATCACGTACAGGGACTCCGAACTTGCGCATAGCAAGATTAGACGAAATTACGGATTGGTTCGCAAAATATCTATAA
- a CDS encoding ABC transporter ATP-binding protein produces the protein MQEAEECISINHVSRSFGKQQVLEDINLKIFEGEIFGLLGPSGAGKTTLVKQLTGLDLPTSGEVYLFQKKMPTLQLINSIGYMAQSDALYEDLTAKENLLFFSELYGLKGKKQTRRILEVMDLVRLSDDLTKLVSNYSGGMKRRLSLAIAMLHEPSILILDEPTVGIDPVLRQSIWEAFDTLKQNGITIIVTTHVMDEAEKCDRLGMIRDGRLIAVGTTEELKEQTNSKTIEEAFLVYGGA, from the coding sequence ATGCAAGAGGCAGAGGAATGCATTTCTATTAATCACGTATCAAGAAGTTTTGGTAAGCAGCAAGTACTTGAAGACATTAACTTGAAAATTTTTGAAGGAGAAATTTTTGGATTACTCGGACCATCGGGGGCTGGTAAAACTACTCTAGTAAAACAATTGACCGGCTTAGACCTCCCAACATCAGGTGAAGTCTATTTATTTCAAAAGAAAATGCCTACTTTACAATTAATTAACAGCATTGGATACATGGCGCAGTCTGATGCATTGTACGAAGACCTCACCGCAAAAGAGAACTTGCTATTCTTCTCGGAACTATATGGTTTAAAAGGGAAGAAGCAGACGCGCAGAATTTTAGAAGTGATGGATCTCGTTCGACTATCAGATGATCTAACGAAATTGGTTTCCAATTATTCTGGCGGCATGAAAAGAAGACTGTCATTAGCCATTGCCATGCTTCATGAACCTTCGATTTTAATTCTCGATGAACCAACTGTTGGAATCGATCCTGTGTTAAGGCAAAGCATTTGGGAAGCTTTTGATACATTAAAACAAAACGGAATTACGATTATTGTCACCACCCATGTTATGGACGAAGCCGAAAAATGTGACCGGCTCGGAATGATTCGCGATGGCCGCCTGATCGCGGTTGGCACAACCGAAGAATTAAAAGAACAGACAAATTCAAAAACGATTGAAGAAGCCTTTCTCGTTTATGGAGGTGCATAA
- a CDS encoding ABC transporter permease, whose protein sequence is MRIIALTKRILRQIVRDKRTMGLLIVAPIFVLTMLHFVFGNEEYTPKIGFVDVPDMIVQQMDVDDAKITTFTDEKTAKDDLAARTIDGYLVFEGNKPTIVLEGSDPSVSGATMKWLQNAMPSDQGHDNEQVMEIEYFHGSSDMGMFDYFGPVLVGFFVFFFVFLIAGVSFLRERTTGTLERLLASPLRRWEIVIGYVMGFGLFTMIESTIIVAYAIYVLGMVMEGDFGYVLLITLLLALTALTLGILLSSFANNELQMMQFIPIIVIPQVFFSGLFNLETISDWLSWIGYITPLYYAAEALRNVMVRGYGWEAIYLDLAFLVGFSLLFISINIVALRKYRKI, encoded by the coding sequence ATGAGAATTATCGCCTTAACAAAAAGGATATTACGGCAAATTGTTCGCGATAAACGGACAATGGGATTACTCATCGTTGCACCGATTTTCGTCCTAACGATGCTTCACTTCGTGTTTGGCAATGAAGAGTATACGCCGAAAATTGGATTTGTGGATGTACCTGACATGATTGTCCAACAAATGGATGTAGACGATGCCAAAATAACCACTTTCACTGATGAAAAAACAGCGAAAGATGATTTAGCTGCACGAACGATTGACGGCTATTTAGTATTCGAAGGGAATAAGCCGACAATTGTTCTTGAGGGAAGTGATCCGAGTGTTTCCGGTGCGACGATGAAATGGCTTCAAAATGCAATGCCGTCAGATCAAGGACATGATAATGAGCAAGTGATGGAAATCGAATATTTCCACGGCTCAAGTGATATGGGTATGTTCGATTATTTCGGTCCGGTTCTGGTCGGATTTTTCGTCTTTTTCTTTGTTTTTTTAATTGCTGGCGTTTCGTTTTTACGGGAACGTACAACAGGCACGTTGGAAAGATTGCTTGCTAGTCCGCTTCGCCGCTGGGAAATTGTCATCGGCTATGTAATGGGATTCGGACTATTTACAATGATTGAATCGACGATTATTGTCGCTTATGCAATATATGTTCTCGGAATGGTCATGGAGGGCGATTTTGGTTATGTGTTACTCATTACATTACTTCTTGCCTTAACAGCGCTGACGCTCGGTATCTTACTGTCATCTTTTGCGAATAATGAACTGCAAATGATGCAATTTATTCCCATAATCGTGATTCCGCAAGTGTTCTTTTCAGGATTATTTAATTTAGAGACAATATCTGATTGGTTAAGTTGGATTGGTTATATCACACCGCTTTACTATGCTGCCGAAGCGTTACGAAATGTGATGGTTAGAGGATATGGTTGGGAAGCCATCTATTTGGACCTGGCATTCTTAGTCGGTTTTTCTCTACTCTTTATCAGCATCAACATCGTTGCACTTCGTAAGTACAGAAAAATATAA
- a CDS encoding TetR/AcrR family transcriptional regulator, whose amino-acid sequence MEDNNMLDEILQTEAGLTERQKKIIVAATEIFAEKGFAATSTREIAQQAGVAEGTIFRHYRTKKDLLLSIVTPTMIRLMAPLIIKDINKVLNDDYEKFEDFLRAMIENRDRFLKKNMQTIKIFVQEIPFHPELKEQFIKHVANKVLARLQEIVKHYQTNGQLINLPTTTIIRLIGSSIIGAFTAKYVIGDQGEWNDDVEMEHTIQFLLKGLTP is encoded by the coding sequence ATGGAAGACAACAATATGTTAGATGAAATACTACAAACTGAAGCTGGATTAACGGAAAGACAAAAAAAGATAATTGTAGCGGCAACAGAAATATTTGCAGAAAAAGGATTTGCCGCGACCTCTACTAGGGAAATTGCGCAACAAGCGGGAGTTGCTGAAGGGACAATTTTCAGGCATTATCGAACAAAAAAAGATTTATTATTATCGATTGTGACGCCAACAATGATTCGCTTGATGGCTCCCCTCATAATTAAGGATATTAACAAGGTTTTGAATGATGACTATGAAAAATTCGAAGACTTTTTGCGTGCAATGATTGAAAACCGGGATAGGTTTTTAAAGAAAAACATGCAAACGATAAAGATATTTGTTCAAGAAATTCCATTCCATCCGGAACTAAAAGAACAGTTTATCAAGCATGTCGCGAATAAAGTACTTGCACGCTTACAAGAAATTGTTAAGCATTACCAAACAAACGGTCAACTCATCAATTTGCCGACCACGACAATTATTCGTCTAATAGGGTCTTCAATTATTGGAGCATTCACAGCTAAGTATGTAATTGGAGATCAAGGGGAATGGAACGACGATGTGGAAATGGAACATACGATTCAGTTTTTGTTGAAGGGGCTCACTCCATAA